In a genomic window of Rhopalosiphum maidis isolate BTI-1 chromosome 4, ASM367621v3, whole genome shotgun sequence:
- the LOC113550405 gene encoding histone acetyltransferase KAT6B-like isoform X2 — MKEKENTSVSFSQWQTWVLEAVNKIRGQKQRPSLERIVNAIRQHHRYPVGDIETQIERCVESGAVLKVFNKGQNTYMNPGGTANRKLIINADTDLTKIVVKVVGQLDEEGSSYKNIDRYIQHAYSIELKNEGCDLTSLLKSTLTKAVDKGLLVLDGKLYRLPVSPDSTTSLIGTPVLKYSSGRKTRLLKVDSNEIETTPLSLRRAGRKRKKVSVCDTSSLTDNEASGNICADCLGTSAKNQCGEAEPLKQCRGGCGVSLHPSCLASKCKGPLTTLLARGSRWFCQDCRTCSAIPSCTVTEHMFLLNCDTCDRGYHMQCLQPPVVEKPKSAWRCSFCLDHHDTNVCMEVEPFEERRGRKKSSLKNKRSSRRSQHVKAQDLKLGTPSTSSSMNQRDVTEDGNVSSPDSSAPPSPVPISGSVRRDNAISKEKAKFFRQSAAFNARGVNGRGSGVPKVNAPLNMRLSSSSSDSSSSSSSSSSSRSRSSSSSSTSSSSSDSSNSSSSSSSSSAHACSLSVRPSRPIFPLPKCLAARNADFNKSPSNLSSKSCNSTSESVQSSKKNDHRSKLSDKQNDPSEIKKVDKINDQCKVTPKVLLRAPKLIAKVNCSQPKIFPLSNSKSDNSDTPISLFKQLLTDNSDKPWGFAALAAKAPIVEPIKPEVCNKKDKPIAGFIQLKGLFDGLSHFYSTPLQSRTRPRNEKDIKSSSKTDLKVTCADKKFKVSEKQQSPSFLVKSAVSSKLMETREVVEIGGDKILNNENSLDNSPSAFRDHLSVPTIRPVTRSVLENMSRLVASDLPSGVLHEDVEIYKETRTRAMSSTIQAPEFITSNHPVRCPAAIQFGKYEVETWFSSPFPQEYARLPKLFLCEFCLKYTKSKSVLERHMHNCNWRHPPATEIYRRGNLSVFEVDGNANKIYCQTLCLLAKLFLDHKTLYYDVEPFLFYVLTKNDGFGCHLVGYFSKEKHCQQKYNVSCILTMPQYQRQGFGRFLIEFSYLLSKIEGQPGTPEKPLSDLGQVSYHAYWKAVILEYLDKHRDSDSICINDISRKTGLMRHDITYTLQSLNMVVEICEKLTICIDWNIVDAHLKRKNLSKQIPIEPECLRWTPLMPASNLLVSPDDKDNQDLEEPLPIKIEIIKSPIKKKRIARRMPMIKRRRKMDKKKRRCLYGAEKKPNSIQPVENISLVEEEEPPVKKNKNGPKNIKTEGKIIEHHSTDEKSEPKSKSAEKSIENKIIEKIKEESIEDIKVEIPNPKSQAKTKQSLISNFLKRENPDTKVTVVPQKKKKKLPRGRSRKRQRSKIQNDNTEPKVKKVRNIEPESLEIETIDENIELQPVKNENTDNLDDVDDVDGFNSKDVEKIEGENEVSKKSDEEEKEISKTSDDEGEKVISKTSDKEGEKENLHENNDRSPENIIEEKEDTNIKLEEEKFIDDKVDQIDTDVLIGKSKNAIAECSKKNTDFKADKITVDNIICSSTNDDNNVNSKGEEFEQIKNQLDSKVNIEVTTNNDVLKRPNDRESYNVVDMCNDVPKIKPLESEKESSDKAVEFTCNLEKSQKSIADDVILPKPKEQPCNIISPLDTKQNENVPNNYDKTNLIQTETKQYNDQVVLSSKFKGDSVETDIQIFNNPVPCNNFSKTDVTAQSPMSSVTDKQYSNCSMVTNDYCKPSSDSSLLSNVKHYSAESLPNEYSKVSTAVLSNPKQYGETLMNEYRKLDMLQPEINKQMYNKEDSVEYMKNSQVLPAPINSSQEVFKVVEQSKSKVSEKNYSNSIVTDHTITVPKYDIKQEKQSKRTTPSPKTVPYRLPAEVPQVDKSRLHDYLSPMGFLNYQKINNSIAMTHPDIPKTTKDMYADKKTDAVNITLPKDKEVMNMPKTMDNSLLYSSVMQQSPYTDQSMMHLSLHHHLAHSSQYHHSPPVSAQVPPPVHQTKSRNKKSEQRRLAQQNQTPVVPSTQQPTPPPIPSHTQSYHHHHQTATYMMPQPSPSSPYHHSVIQHRMGQQGGSCSSADFYLSHTNQHAAAAAAQIASCNLSKLQQMTNGLDHHRRHISSPASSPASSPANMTPPPPAASAAAAHLLQQSAVAYHKLYQQAGQTNQSRQYGHQTRGSPASPNVGLMTMQYGAPPPPPFNGYRVASQSTPPPSAASYMNQTTGQLQYTTHTQDPHHQNSVYPTSAYNGSYLQPLNGSMHR; from the exons atgaagGAAAAAGAAAACACTAGTGTGAGCTTCTCCCAATGGCAGACATGGGTTTTGGAAGCTGTAAATAAAATTCGTGGTCAAAAGCAGCGGCCATCCTTGGAACGTATTGTAAATGCAATACGTCAACATCACCGTTATCCTGTAGGGGATATTGAAACACAAATTGAACGATGTGTGGAAAGTGGCGCAGTGTTAAAAGTCTTCAACAAAGGCcaaaatacttatatgaaCCCTGGTGGCACTGCAAATcgtaaattgattattaatgcAGACACtgatttaactaaaattgtagTGAAAGTAGTTGGCCAATTAGATGAAGAGGGttcatcatataaaaacattgatcGTTACATTCAGCATGCCTATTCTATAgaacttaaaaatgaaggaTGTGACTTGACTTCATTACTTAAGTCAACATTAACCAAAGCAGTTGATAAGGGCTTATTGGTGTTGGATGGAAAATTATACAGGTTACCTGTTAGTCCAGACTCCACTACATCATTGATCGGGACtccagttttaaaatatagttctgGAAGAAAAACACGATTGCTTAAAGTAGATTCaaatgaaattgaaacaaCCCCTCTTTCACTCCGTAGAGCTGGGAGAAAAAGGAAGAAAGTATCTGTTTGTGATACTAGTTCACTTACAGATAATGAG GCTTCTGGGAATATTTGTGCTGATTGCTTAGGTACATCGGCCAAAAACCAATGCGGCGAAGCAGAACCGTTAAAACAATGTCGAGGTGGTTGTGGTGTTTCATTGCACCCTTCTTGTTTAGCTAGTAAATGTAAGGGTCCTTTGACTACCTTGTTAGCTCGTGGTTCTCGGTGGTTTTGTCAGGATTGTAGAACATGTTCAGCAATTCCATCGTGTACAGTGACTGAACAT atgtttttattaaattgtgataCATGCGATCGAGGTTATCATATGCAATGTCTACAACCTCCAGTTGTAGAAAAACCAAAATCGGCATGGCGTTGTTCATTTTGCTTAGACCATCATGATACTAATGTTTGTATGGAAGTAGAACCATTTGAAGAGCGCAGGGGTAGGAAAAAGTCTAGTCTCAAAAACAAAag gtcAAGTCGTCGGAGTCAACATGTAAAGGCGCAAGATCTTAAACTTGGAACACCATCCACTTCCAGTTCAATGAATCAACGTGATGTCACGGAAGACGGTAATGTCTCCTCTCCTGACTCCTCGGCTCCCCCCTCTCCCGTTCCGATTAGCGGCAGTGTGCGGCGGGACAATGCTATCTCCAAGGAGAAAGCAAAATTCTTTAGGCAAAGTGCTGCGTTTAATGCGCGAGGTGTGAACGGGAGAGGATCTGGTGTGCCGAAAGTCAATGCCCCCTTAAACATGCGCCTTAGTTCTAGTAGCAGCGATAGCTCTAGTAGTTCGAGTTCAAGCTCGAGCAGTCGTAGTCGCAGCAGCAGTTCAAGTAGCACGAGCAGTAGCTCTAGTGATAGTAGTAACAGCTCTAGCAGCAGTAGTAGCAGCAGTGCGCATGCTTGTTCTCTTTCTGTGCGTCCAAGCCGGCCCATATTTCCTCTCCCGAAATGTCTCGCCGCAAGGAATGCCGATTTTAACAAAAGTCCTTCAAATTTGTCCTCTAAAAGTTGTAATTCAACATCTGAATCTGTTCAAtcctctaaaaaaaatgatcaccGTTCTAAATTAAGTGATAAGCAGAATGATCctagtgaaataaaaaaagtagataaaataaatgatcaaTGTAAAGTAACCCCTAAAGTTTTACTAAGAGCACCAAAACTAATTGCTAAAGTTAATTGTTCACAGCCTAAAATTTTTCCACTTTCAAATTCTAAATCAGATAATTCAGATACACCCATTTCTctattcaaacaattattgaCAGATAATTCAGATAAGCCATGGGGGTTTGCTGCTTTGGCTGCCAAAGCTCCCATTGTTGAACCTATAAAGCCTGAAGTCtgtaataaaaaagataaaccTATTGCTGGATTTATTCAATTGAAGGGTTTATTTGATGGGTTAAGTCATTTCTATTCAACACCATTACAATCTCGTACTCGACCTAGAAAtgaaaaagatataaaatcgTCCAGCAAGACTGATCTGAAAGTCACTTGTGctgataaaaagtttaaagtatCAGAAAAACAACAATCTCCTAGTTTTTTGGTTAAGTCAGCTGTTTCATCTAAATTAATGGAAACTAGAGAAGTAGTAGAAATTGGgggtgataaaatattaaataatgaaaactcCTTAGACAATTCTCCTTCCGCCTTCCGTGACCATCTGTCCGTGCCGACGATACGTCCAGTCACCCGTTCCG TGCTGGAAAATATGAGCCGCCTTGTTGCATCAGACTTACCATCTGGAGTTTTACATGAAGATGTTGAAATTTATAAGGAGACAAGAACACGGGCAATGAGT AGTACAATACAAGCTCCAGAGTTCATTACATCTAACCATCCTGTAAGATGTCCTGCTGCAATTCAATTTGGTAAATATGAAGTAGAGACGTGGTTTTCATCTCCTTTTCCTCAAGAGTATGCTAGGCttccaaaattatttctttgtgagttttgtttaaaatatactaagagCAAATCAGTTTTGGAAAGACATATGCATAACTGTAACTGGAGACACCCGCCAGCTACTGAAATCTATCGGCGTGGAAATCTGAGTGTTTTTGAA GTCGATGGAAATGCCAACAAAATTTATTGCCaaacattatgtttattagcaaaattatttttggatcATAAGActctatattatgatgtagaaCCTTTCCTATTTTACGTTCTGACTAAAAATGACGGTTTT gGCTGTCATTTAGTCGGTTACTTTTCTAAAGAAAAACATtgtcaacaaaaatataatgtgtcaTGTATCTTGACTATGCCTCAGTATCAAAGACAAGGGTTCGGACGATTTCTTATTGAATTTA gttatCTCCTATCTAAAATTGAAGGGCAACCAGGAACTCCAGAAAAACCTCTTTCCGACTTGGGTCAAGTATCATATCATGCATATTGGAAAGCTGTTATACTGGAGTATTTAGATAAACACAGAGACAGTGATTCTATctgtattaatgatattagtcGAAAAActg GTTTAATGAGACATGATATTACGTATACATTACAATCTCTCAACATGGTTGTAGAAATTTGTGAAAAACTGACGATTTGTATTGACTGGAATATTGTAGATGCTCATTTAAAGAGGAAAAATTTATCTAAACAAATTCCTATTGAACCAGAATGTTTAAGATGGACACCTCTTATGCCAGCatctaatttattagtttctcCAGATGACAAA gaTAACCAAGATCTTGAAGAACCTCTtccaattaaaatagaaataatcaaAAGTCCAATAAAAAAGAAGCGTATAGCAAGAAGAATGCCAATGATAAAGAGACGTAGGAAGATGGATAAGAAGAAGCGTAGATGTTTATATGGTGCAGAGAAGAAACCTAATTCTATTCAACCTGTTGAAAACATAAGTCTTGTGGAAGAAGAGGAGCCacctgtgaaaaaaaataaaaacggacctaaaaacataaaaacagaAGGGAAAATTATTGAACACCATTCAACTGATGAAAAGTCTGAACCAAAATCAAAATCTGCTGAAAaatctattgaaaataaaattattgaaaaaattaaggagGAGAGTATTGAAGATATCAAAGTTGAAATACCAAATCCTAAATCCCAAGCAAAAACTAAACAAAG cttaatttcaaatttcctTAAACGCGAAAATCCAGATACAAAAGTTACTGTTGTTcctcaaaagaaaaaaaagaagttaCCTCGAGGTAGATCACGTAAAAGACAAAGATCCAAAATCCAAAATGATAACACTGAACCTAAAGTCAAAAAGGTTCGAAACATTGAACCAGAGTCTCTTGAAATTGAAACTATTGatgaaaatatagaattacAGCCT GTGAAAAATGAGAACACTGATAATCTTGATGATGTCGATGATGTCGATGGGTTTAATAGTAAAGATGTAGAGAAAATTGAGGGAGAAAATGAAGTATCAAAAAAATCTGACgaagaagaaaaagaaatatCCAAAACATCTGATGATGAAGGAGAAAAAGTAATATCCAAAACATCTGATAAAGAAGGCGAAAAAGAAAATCTACACGAAAATAATGATAGGAGTccagaaaatataattgaagaaaaagaagacacaaatataaaattagaagAAGAAAAATTCATCGATGATAAGGTAGACCAAATTGATACTGATGTATTAATTGGAAAGTCAAAGAATGCTATTGctgaatgttcaaaaaagaATACAGATTTCAAAGCTGACAAGATAActgttgataatataatttgttctaGTACTAATGATGACAATAATGTTAATTCCAAGGGGGAAGaatttgaacaaattaaaaatcaattggaTAGTAAAGTTAACATAGAAGTAACAACTAACAATGATGTTCTTAAACGCCCAAATGATAGAGAGTCTTATAATGTAGTTGATATGTGCAATGATGTtcctaaaataaaaccattagaATCTGAAAAAGAATCTTCTGACAAAGCTGTAGAATTCACATGCAACTTAGAAAAGTCTCAAAAATCTATTGCGGATGATGTTATATTACCAAAACCTAAAGAACAGCCttgcaatattatttcacCTTTGGATACGAAGCAAAATGAAAATGTgccaaataattatgataagacAAATCTCATTCAAACTGAAACAAAGCAATATAATGACCAAGTAGTTTTATCAAGTAAATTTAAAGGAGATTCTGTTGAGActgatatacaaatatttaataatccaGTACCATGCAATAATTTTTCCAAAACAGATGTTACTGCACAGTCTCCAATGTCTTCTGTTACTGATAAACAGTACAGTAATTGTTCGATGGTTACAAATGATTACTGTAAGCCATCGTCAGATTCATCACTGTTGTCAAATGTCAAACACTACAGTGCTGAATCATTGCCAAATGAATACAGTAAAGTGAGCACTGCAGTACTTTCAAATCCAAAACAATATGGTGAGACTTTAATGAATGAATATAGAAAGTTGGATATGCTTCAGCCAGAAATAAACAAGCAAATGTACAATAAGGAAGATTCTGTTGAGTACATGAAAAATTCTCAAGTTCTTCCAGCTCCTATTAATAGTTCGCAAGAAGTGTTTAAGGTTGTGGAGCAGTCAAAATCTAAagtttctgaaaaaaattattctaattcaATTGTGACTGATCACACAATAACTGTGCCTAAATATGATATCAAACAAGAGAAGCAGTCTAAAAGGACAACTCCTTCACCAAAAACTGTGCCATATCGTTTGCCTGCTGAAGTGCCACAAGTAGATAAATCACGTTTACACGACTACTTGTCTCCTATGGGGTTTCTCAATTATCAAaagattaataattcaatagctATGACCCATCCAGACATTCCTAAAACAACAAAAGATATGTATGCAGACAAAAAAACTGATGCCGTCAATATAACCTTGCCAAAAGACAAAGAAGTAATGAACATGCCTAAGACTATGGACAACAGTCTTTTGTATTCGTCTGTTATGCAACAATCGCCATATACTGACCAGTCTATGATGCACTTATCACTCCATCACCATTTGGCCCATTCATCCCAGTATCATCACAGTCCACCTGTATCAGCTCAGGTTCCACCTCCTGTTCATCAAACAAAATCACGGAATAAAAAAAGCGAACAAAGAAGATTGGCTCAACAGAATCAAACACCTGTTGTACCATCTACCCAACAACCCACCCCTCCACCAATACCTAGCCATACACAATCATATCATCATCACCATCAAACAGCTACATACATGATGCCACAACCATCGCCCTCTAGTCCCTATCATCATTCTGTGATTCAACATCGAATGGGTCAACAAGGAGGTTCATGTTCGTCTGCTGACTTTTATTTGTCACATACTAACCAACATGCAGCAGCTGCAGCTGCACAGATTGCATCATGTAACCTTTCCAAACTTCAACAAATGACCAATGGATTGGACCATCACCGCAGACATATTTCTTCGCCTGCATCATCACCAGCCTCTTCTCCTGCTAACATGACTCCACCACCACCTGCTGCGTCTGCAGCTGCTGCACACTTGCTACAACAGTCTGCGGTTGCCTATCACAAATTGTATCAACAGGCTGGTCAGACCAATCAGTCAAGGCAGTATGGCCATCAAACACGCGGTTCTCCGGCGTCACCAAACGTTGGTCTCATGACAATGCAGTATGGtgcgccgccgccgcctccTTTTAACGGTTACAGGGTAGCGTCGCAATCCACTCCACCACCTTCTGCTGCAAGTTATATGAACCAGACAACTGGACAACTACAGTACACGACGCATACACAAGATCCACACCATCAAAATAGTGTGTATCCAACTTCAGCATACAACGGCTCGTATTTACAACCTCTAAACGGGTCCATGCACAGATAA